Proteins from one Malania oleifera isolate guangnan ecotype guangnan chromosome 4, ASM2987363v1, whole genome shotgun sequence genomic window:
- the LOC131152824 gene encoding germin-like protein subfamily 1 member 13, translating to MGCVYHHGFLIPLLLVALAFSVASAADPAPLQDFCVAASTTKDAVVVNGKICKDPKLAVLEDFSVSGFHKPGNTSNPLGSLVTPFNVDYLPGLNTLGISMARVDYGPGGVNPPHLHPRASEMLVVVEGTLYAGFVTTNSDSRLFAKILHKGDAFVFPVGLIHFQINIGRTPAVALACFGSQNAGVTTVANRIFSSRPRIMADVLSTAFQLDKEMVEHLQGISWFENAAG from the exons ATGGGGTGTGTTTATCATCATGGCTTCCTAATTCCATTACTACTCGTGGCTTTGGCCTTCTCAGTTGCCTCTGCCGCTGACCCAGCCCCTCTCCAAGATTTCTGTGTTGCTGCCTCCACCACCAAGGATgctg TGGTGGTGAACGGTAAGATCTGCAAAGACCCAAAACTAGCTGTGCTCGAAGACTTCTCCGTTTCCGGGTTCCATAAACCCGGAAACACCTCCAACCCGCTGGGCTCGCTCGTCACCCCGTTCAATGTGGACTACCTCCCGGGGCTCAACACCCTGGGCATATCCATGGCCAGGGTGGACTACGGCCCGGGAGGGGTGAACCCTCCCCACCTCCACCCGCGCGCGTCCGAGATGCTGGTGGTGGTTGAGGGCACGCTCTACGCCGGCTTCGTCACCACCAACTCCGACTCCCGCCTCTTCGCCAAAATCCTCCATAAGGGCGACGCTTTCGTCTTCCCCGTTGGCCTCATCCACTTCCAGATCAACATCGGCAGGACCCCCGCCGTGGCTTTAGCCTGCTTCGGCAGCCAGAACGCCGGCGTCACCACCGTGGCCAACCGAATCTTCTCGTCGCGGCCGCGGATCATGGCCGACGTCCTCTCCACGGCTTTCCAATTGGACAAGGAAATGGTGGAACACCTTCAAGGAATCTCCTGGTTCGAGAACGCTGCCGGTTAA